One genomic window of Panicum hallii strain FIL2 chromosome 6, PHallii_v3.1, whole genome shotgun sequence includes the following:
- the LOC112897078 gene encoding skin secretory protein xP2-like has product MATVEVQVPTATLPAEEAPAVVEAVQQPAVVAEEAPKEEAAVPAAEAAPAETEGAKEPEAEAAPAPAPAETEAKEVEVVAAPAEAATKEAEPEAAPAVAETKEAEPVAAPGEVEAREVEPEAVAAEAETKEAEPEADPAAEAETKEAEQEAAPAEAETKEAEPAATETEVEAAPADTEAVPAEAAKEEEAPAAAAPEAAPAAEKTVAVEEAAAPAEAEVAAPAPEAAAKSE; this is encoded by the exons ATGGCCACCGTCGAG GTCCAGGTCCCGACCGCCACGCTGCCCGCCGAGGAGGCtccggcggtggtggaggccgtccAGCAGCCGGCCGTCGTCGCCGAGGAGGCCCCGAAGGAGGAAGCCGCTGTTCCGGCCGCGGAGGCAGCTCCGGCCGAGACGGAGGGCGCCAAGGAGCCCGAGGCAGAGgctgcccctgcccctgcccctgccgAGACCGAGGCCAAGGAGGTTGAGGTAGTTGCTGCTCCGGCTGAGGCAGCAACCAAGGAGGCAGAGCCTGAGGCTGCGCCGGCCGTGGCAGAGACCAAGGAGGCGGAGCCAGTGGCTGCCCCGGGCGAGGTTGAGGCCAGGGAGGTCGAGCCGGAGGCTGTCGCGGCCGAGGCGGAGACGAAAGAGGCCGAGCCCGAGGCAGATCCGGCGGCTGAGGCCGAGACCAAGGAGGCAGAGCAAGAGGCAGCCCCGGCCGAGGCCGAGACCAAGGAGGCGGAGCCGGCTGCTACCGAGACCGAAGTAGAGGCCGCACCGGCCGACACCGAGGCCGTGCCGGCTGAGGCCgccaaggaggaggaggcgcctgCTGCTGCAGCTCCAGAGGCCGCGCCGGCCGCTGAGAAGACCGTGGCCgtcgaggaggcggcggcgccggcagaGGCCGAGGTGGCAGCCCCTGCTCCCGAGGCCGCCGCCAAGTCGGAGTAA